The nucleotide window ACCGCACCGGCAACAGCACCAATGCCGGCACCGGTAGTGGCATTGCTGGTCTTAGATTCCTGGGTATATGGATCCATTGTCTGGCATCCCGCCAGTGCAATAGCACCAGCTAAAACAATTATTTTTTTCATTATCACTCCTTTGAGGATCTGTGAAAAAGTTCAGCCTGATTCAGACATTACTGCGAACTGATAAAACCGATAACGATCGCGCTCTCTTTAATCGGGGTTAGTTGCTATTCTGCCAACTTAGTTCCCCCTTAGCCAATCTAGTTAGTAAATTATCGTTTTTTAAGCTGAATATCACCTTAGCGGGGCATTTTTCACGATATAGAACTGGCCTCAGGTTACAACACCTTATAGAATCTCTTTTAACACATAAGTAAGACCTTTGTATTGCGATCGAAACATTCTGCCCGAGGATTATCACTTGTCTCAGCTACCAGTCATCGTGGGGTTCGGCGGCATCAGCCCAGCCGGACGCAGTTCATTTCACCATGGCTATCGGCGCCTGATCCTCGATAAACTCAATAGCGAAAAGCGCAGTGAGACGTTACTGGACCTGGCCACGCTGATGGGACTGGCAGGTTACAGAGACAACAGCTACATCGATCAGCAGGGCAACGCCACCGCGGTCAGCGAACTCTTAGAAACGATCACCCCTCAGGTATGTAACAACACTCTGATTCGTCGTATCGAAAAAGAGTGCTTTGATGTTCATAATGTCACCTTCAACAAACCCGCTACCATCAATGCGGACGAGCCGATCACCTTTACCCTGCGCAAGCGACAGTTGCCCCAGAATATTCCTTCAAACTGGTCAGTTAAGCCACTGTCTGGCACCCAGATTGAAGTGACACTGAAGGGTGATCTGGACGTTATTTTCCCCGATTTCAAAGAAGCTCTGGTGCAATCCGCCGGACAGTTGCCCAGCGGTTTCCAACCCGGCAAGCTGTACCAGTCGCGCAATCATCCACGCAATATCCAGATGACGGTATTCGGGGCCTCCGATGCCCTTAATTCTGCCGGCATTCCGTGGGACAAAATTGCCGCGGCTGTCAGCCCTGATCAGATCGGTGTCTATGCCAGCAACTCAATCGGTCAGCTTGATGATCTGGGGTTTGGCGGCCTGACTAAATATCCGTCAATCGGCAAGCGAACCACCTCAAAACAGATGCCTCTGGGCTACGCACAGATGCCGGCTGACTTTGTTAACGCCTACATTCTCGGCAGTGTCGGTGTAACCGGCGGTTCACTGGGCGCCTGTGCCACCTTTCTCTACAACCTGCGCAGTGCAGTAAACGATATCCGTTCCGGCCGCCGTAAGGTCGTCCTGGTCGGTGGCAGCGATGCCCCGGTGACTCAGGAAATAATCGAAGGCTTTCGTTCAATGGGCGCACTGGCAGAGGATAAAGACCTGCAGGCGCTGGATAATCTCGCCGAGCTGTGTGCCGATGATTATCGTAAGGCCTGTCGCCCGTTTGGTAATAACTGCGGTTTTACCATCGCCGAATCTTCACAGTTCACCCTGTTAATGAGCGATGATCTGGCGATTGAACTGGGAGCCGACATCCACGGCGCCGTAGCCGAAGTATTCGTCAACGCCGATGGCCACAAGAAGTCGATCTCAGCCCCCGGTATCGGTAACTATATCACGATGGGTAAGGCCGCCTCGCTGGTACAGAGCATGCTCGGACAGACCTCGCTGCATCAGCGCAGTTTCGTTCAGGCGCACGGCACCAGCACGCCGCAGAACAGAGTCACCGAATCCCACGTTATCAATGAAACCGCCAAAGCGTTTGGCATTCAGAACTGGACCGTCGCTGCACTGAAATGCTTTATCGGCCATTCACAGGGCACCGCCGGCGGCGACCAGATGAACCTGTCACTGGGCGTATGGGAGTATGGTTACATTCCGGGCATCACCACTACACCGGAGTTTGCCAGCGATATCCATAACAGCAACCTTAACCTGAGCAACCAGCACATTGAGGTTGGTCCACAGGGGATAGACTCCATAATTCTCAACTCAAAAGGATTTGGTGGTAATAATGCGAGTGCCGTTGTACTGGCGCCCCATATTACCCGCC belongs to Amphritea atlantica and includes:
- a CDS encoding beta-ketoacyl synthase translates to MSQLPVIVGFGGISPAGRSSFHHGYRRLILDKLNSEKRSETLLDLATLMGLAGYRDNSYIDQQGNATAVSELLETITPQVCNNTLIRRIEKECFDVHNVTFNKPATINADEPITFTLRKRQLPQNIPSNWSVKPLSGTQIEVTLKGDLDVIFPDFKEALVQSAGQLPSGFQPGKLYQSRNHPRNIQMTVFGASDALNSAGIPWDKIAAAVSPDQIGVYASNSIGQLDDLGFGGLTKYPSIGKRTTSKQMPLGYAQMPADFVNAYILGSVGVTGGSLGACATFLYNLRSAVNDIRSGRRKVVLVGGSDAPVTQEIIEGFRSMGALAEDKDLQALDNLAELCADDYRKACRPFGNNCGFTIAESSQFTLLMSDDLAIELGADIHGAVAEVFVNADGHKKSISAPGIGNYITMGKAASLVQSMLGQTSLHQRSFVQAHGTSTPQNRVTESHVINETAKAFGIQNWTVAALKCFIGHSQGTAGGDQMNLSLGVWEYGYIPGITTTPEFASDIHNSNLNLSNQHIEVGPQGIDSIILNSKGFGGNNASAVVLAPHITRQMLLKRYGQETLNRYQDKLIATREAATAYDQNSIKGLTRPIYLYDHNVLAGEDLEISNREIRLPGYAQPVSLDIDNPFDDMK